A genomic window from Actinomycetaceae bacterium MB13-C1-2 includes:
- the rpoB gene encoding DNA-directed RNA polymerase subunit beta, which translates to MASSASAETTAFEPKKRISFAKLHQIMQPPSLLEIQRQSFDWLRGAPEWERRVAVAQEVGRTDFPDKSGLAELFEEISPITDLAETMELEFHDPTLEDPIHDPDECRERDLTYSAKMYVKVDFTYRETGEIKSQTVFMGDFPLMTPEGTFIINGTERVVVSQLVRSPGVYFERQADKTSDRDIFSARIIPSRGAWLEFEIDRRDAVAVRIDRKRKLPVTLLLKAIGLTGEEIRQEFEDYPLLLETLDKDGVETQDEALLTIYRKVRPGEQASVEAGENLLRNFYFAPRRYDLAKVGRYKINKKLGLDVALTQGTLTETDIVATVKYMLALQRGEETLPGIRAGKPAEIRVESDDIDNFGNRRVRAVGELIQGQMRTGLARMERTVREKMSTHEVESITPNTLINIRPLTAAIKEFFGTSQLSQFMDQNNPLAGLGHKRRLSALGPGGLSRDRAGMEVRDVHPSHYGRMCPIETPEGPNIGLIGNLATFARINEFGFIETPYRVVKKGKVTDEVHYLTADDEIGQFIAQASAPVDSKGKFIEEQVLCRVAGEDPTLIDADKVTFMDVSAGQMVSVATSLIPFLEHDDANRALMGANMQRQSVPLLTTEAPLVGTGMERRAAADSGDMAIVEKPGVVTEVSADMVTVANDDGTRKVYTLDKFKRSNPGNCINQRVLVNEGDVVKPGDVIADGPSTDGGELALGKNLLVAYMSWEGLNYEDAIILSRRVVEEDVLTSIHIEEYEVDARETKLGVEEITRDIPNISEEALADLDERGIVRIGAEVTAGDILVGKVTPKGETELTSEERLLRAIFGEKARELRDTSMRVPHGQEGIVIDVREMTEEDGELGPGVRQSVRVYVAQRRKITIGDKMAGRHGNKGVVSKILPAEDMPFLADGTPVDIILNPMGVPGRMNVGQVLETHLGWIAKQGWDAEEAREKGEEWTERLHADAISVEPNSKIATPVFDGLEADELLGLMNVTRPNRDGKRMVNDLGKAQLFDGRSGEPFPHPISVGYKYMLKLHHLVDDKIHARSTGPYSMITQQPLGGKAQFGGQRFGEMEVWALEAYGAAYALQELLTIKSDDTTGRVKVYEAIVKGEDIPEPGIPESFRVLIQEMRSLCLAVEALDAEGNTLELEESEEDMRAGEELGITLDARPLSGAASIDLV; encoded by the coding sequence TTGGCTTCCAGTGCTTCCGCGGAAACAACCGCATTCGAGCCTAAGAAACGTATTTCGTTCGCGAAGCTGCACCAGATTATGCAGCCGCCGAGCCTGCTAGAAATCCAACGTCAAAGCTTTGACTGGCTTCGTGGTGCCCCAGAATGGGAGCGTCGCGTGGCCGTTGCTCAGGAAGTCGGCCGCACTGACTTCCCAGACAAGTCCGGCCTAGCCGAACTGTTCGAGGAAATCTCCCCGATCACCGACCTCGCCGAGACCATGGAGCTCGAGTTCCATGATCCCACCCTCGAGGATCCGATTCACGATCCCGACGAGTGCCGCGAGCGCGACCTGACCTACTCCGCCAAGATGTACGTCAAGGTCGACTTCACCTACCGTGAGACCGGTGAAATCAAGTCCCAGACTGTCTTCATGGGTGACTTCCCCCTGATGACTCCCGAGGGCACCTTCATCATCAACGGCACCGAGCGCGTTGTCGTTTCTCAGCTGGTCCGTTCCCCTGGCGTTTACTTCGAGCGCCAGGCCGACAAGACCTCTGACCGCGACATCTTCTCGGCCCGTATTATCCCGAGCCGCGGAGCCTGGCTTGAGTTCGAGATCGACCGCCGCGACGCTGTCGCTGTTCGTATCGACCGCAAGCGCAAGCTTCCCGTTACCCTGCTTCTCAAGGCCATCGGCCTAACCGGCGAGGAAATCCGTCAAGAGTTCGAGGACTACCCGCTGCTTCTCGAGACCCTCGACAAGGATGGCGTCGAGACACAGGACGAGGCGTTGCTGACCATCTACCGCAAGGTTCGCCCAGGCGAGCAAGCGAGCGTCGAGGCGGGCGAGAACCTGCTGCGCAACTTCTACTTCGCCCCTCGTCGCTATGACCTGGCCAAGGTTGGTCGCTACAAGATCAACAAGAAGCTTGGTTTGGATGTCGCGCTCACCCAAGGCACCCTCACCGAGACCGACATTGTCGCCACGGTGAAGTACATGCTTGCTCTGCAGCGCGGCGAGGAGACCCTTCCCGGCATTCGCGCCGGCAAGCCCGCCGAGATCCGCGTTGAGTCCGACGATATCGACAACTTCGGTAACCGTCGTGTCCGCGCCGTCGGTGAATTGATCCAGGGACAGATGCGCACGGGTCTAGCCCGCATGGAGCGTACCGTCCGCGAGAAGATGTCGACGCACGAGGTTGAGTCAATCACCCCGAACACCCTTATCAACATCCGTCCTCTGACGGCCGCGATCAAGGAGTTCTTCGGGACCTCTCAGCTGTCGCAGTTTATGGACCAGAACAACCCGCTCGCGGGTCTGGGACACAAGCGTCGTCTCTCTGCCCTCGGCCCCGGTGGTTTGTCCCGTGACCGCGCGGGTATGGAGGTCCGTGACGTTCACCCCTCGCACTACGGCCGCATGTGCCCGATCGAGACCCCTGAAGGTCCGAACATTGGCCTTATCGGCAACCTGGCAACGTTCGCCCGCATCAACGAGTTCGGTTTTATCGAGACGCCGTACCGCGTGGTGAAGAAGGGTAAGGTCACGGACGAGGTTCACTACCTCACCGCGGACGACGAGATCGGCCAGTTCATCGCCCAGGCATCGGCCCCGGTCGACTCCAAGGGCAAGTTCATCGAGGAGCAGGTTCTCTGCCGCGTTGCGGGCGAGGATCCGACCCTGATTGACGCCGACAAGGTTACCTTCATGGACGTTTCGGCCGGTCAGATGGTTTCGGTCGCAACCTCCCTCATCCCATTCCTGGAGCACGACGACGCGAACCGCGCCCTCATGGGTGCAAACATGCAGCGTCAATCCGTTCCGCTACTCACCACGGAGGCCCCGCTGGTTGGTACTGGCATGGAGCGACGCGCGGCCGCTGACTCTGGCGATATGGCGATCGTTGAGAAGCCCGGTGTTGTTACCGAGGTCTCGGCAGACATGGTCACCGTGGCCAACGACGACGGGACTCGCAAGGTCTACACGCTCGATAAGTTCAAGCGTTCAAACCCGGGTAACTGCATCAACCAGCGCGTCCTGGTGAACGAGGGTGACGTAGTCAAGCCTGGCGACGTTATTGCCGATGGCCCCTCGACCGACGGGGGAGAGCTTGCTCTTGGTAAGAACCTCCTGGTTGCTTACATGTCCTGGGAGGGCCTCAACTACGAGGACGCGATCATCTTGTCGCGCCGCGTCGTGGAGGAAGATGTTCTCACCTCGATCCACATCGAGGAGTACGAGGTTGACGCTCGTGAAACTAAGCTTGGCGTTGAAGAGATCACCCGCGACATCCCGAATATCTCGGAAGAGGCCCTGGCGGACCTCGACGAGCGCGGCATCGTCCGTATCGGTGCTGAGGTGACGGCCGGAGATATCCTCGTCGGAAAGGTCACCCCGAAGGGCGAGACGGAACTGACTTCGGAGGAGCGTCTGCTCCGCGCGATCTTCGGTGAGAAGGCCCGCGAGTTGCGTGACACTTCGATGCGCGTTCCCCACGGTCAGGAGGGCATCGTTATCGATGTTCGCGAGATGACCGAGGAAGACGGAGAACTTGGCCCTGGCGTTCGCCAGTCGGTTCGCGTCTACGTCGCCCAGCGCCGCAAGATCACCATTGGTGACAAGATGGCTGGTCGCCACGGTAATAAGGGTGTCGTCTCTAAGATTCTGCCTGCTGAGGACATGCCGTTCCTTGCCGACGGAACCCCGGTTGACATCATCCTCAACCCGATGGGTGTTCCCGGTCGTATGAACGTCGGACAGGTTCTCGAAACCCACTTGGGGTGGATTGCCAAGCAGGGTTGGGACGCTGAGGAAGCACGCGAGAAGGGCGAGGAGTGGACCGAAAGGCTGCACGCCGATGCTATCTCGGTGGAGCCGAACTCTAAGATCGCAACCCCGGTATTCGATGGTCTTGAAGCAGATGAGCTCCTCGGACTGATGAACGTGACCCGTCCAAACCGCGACGGCAAGCGCATGGTCAACGACCTGGGTAAGGCCCAGTTGTTCGACGGCCGCTCTGGTGAGCCATTCCCGCACCCCATCTCGGTCGGCTACAAGTACATGCTGAAGCTGCACCACTTGGTTGACGACAAGATCCACGCCCGCTCCACCGGCCCGTACTCGATGATTACCCAGCAACCTCTGGGTGGTAAGGCGCAGTTCGGTGGCCAGCGTTTCGGTGAGATGGAAGTTTGGGCTCTTGAGGCTTACGGCGCTGCCTACGCCCTGCAAGAGCTACTGACGATCAAGTCCGATGACACCACCGGCCGCGTGAAGGTATACGAGGCCATCGTCAAGGGCGAGGATATTCCGGAGCCGGGTATTCCCGAGTCCTTCCGAGTCCTCATCCAGGAAATGCGTTCGCTGTGCTTGGCTGTTGAAGCCCTGGACGCCGAAGGCAACACCCTTGAGCTTGAAGAGTCCGAAGAAGATATGCGCGCAGGCGAAGAGCTGGGGATCACCCTTGATGCTCGTCCACTGAGCGGCGCCGCTTCGATCGACCTCGTCTAA
- a CDS encoding DNA-directed RNA polymerase subunit beta', with translation MLDTKTFDSLKISLATTEDIDRWSHGEVRKPETINYRTLKPERDGLFCEQIFGPTRDWECACGKYKRVRYKGITCERCGVEVTRSKVRRERMGHISLAAPVTHIWYFKGVPSRLGYLLNLAPKDLEKVIYFAAYMITEVDEEGRREDMDMLRDEMNVQKARLESKRDNEINEIMQASEARLAHLEEEGAKSDVRTRERRGFEREQAQVRRMYDAQIKRLEDVWERFRDLKVGDLEGDKRLYEEMDARYGTYFKGSMGAEAIQKRLQDFDLEGEVEILKETIINGSSQRKARALKRLKVVNAFLSTGNKPESMVLTKIPVIPPDIRPMVQLDGGRFATSDLNDLYRRVINRNNRLKRMLDLGAAEVMINNEKRMLQEAVDALFDNGRRGRPVAGASNRPLKSISDMLKGKQGRFRQNLLGKRVDYSGRSVIVVGPQLKLSQCGLPKQMALELFKPFVMKRLVDKNYAQNVKAAKRKVERQRPEVWDVLDEVIREHPVLLNRAPTLHRLGIQAFEPQLIEGKAIQLHPLACGAFNADFDGDQMAVHLPLGAEAQAEARILMLSTNNILKPSDGRPVAMPSQDMVYGLFYLTVDDLESHDSVPAYSSIAEAIMAFDAGIIGLQQPIKLRFTDIVPPLGWEAPEDWSEGEAIELTTSLGRALFNEALPLDYPYVNEVVEKKLLSKIVNDLAEHYPNVLVADSLDALKAAGFYWATWSGVTIAFTDIQPAPHKEEILARYETKAAEIQKEFDRGLIDADDRYRELVDVWQDCTAEVAKDARENFTPANTVYRMVNSGARGNWSQIQQITGMRGLVSDPKQKLIERPIKANYREGLTVLEYFIATHGARKGTADTALRTAESGYLTRRLVDVSQDVIVRSEDCGTRMGIEIAIASRDEDGKLVKSDVLDTTALARTLATDAKDEDGNVVLAAGEDVTTESAQIMVDAGIEKIRVRSVLACEAAVGTCAACYGRSLATGKRVDIGEAVGIIAAQSIGEPGTQLTMRTFHTGGAASGGSDITQGLPRVQELFEARTPKGVAVMAEAAGVVEIDDENPNHRTIIIKRDDDKEDLHIEITRRQKLLVDTGDVVKAGQQLTEGRLDPKEVLRLRGAARAQRQLVDEVQEIYRSQGVDIHAKHIEVIVRQMMRRITVLEPGDTRFMPGELVDSVAFKEENRRVAAEGGQFAKGRQMLMGITKASLATDSWLSAASFQETTKVLTEAAMNAKTDPLLGLKENVILGKLIPAGTGLARYNNVTVEPTAEAMAEMNYSPLDFALPEDNTGLEDFVNSLENIDFGLGFSSQQ, from the coding sequence GTGCTCGACACTAAAACATTTGACAGTTTGAAAATCTCCTTGGCTACGACCGAGGACATTGATCGCTGGTCCCACGGCGAGGTCAGGAAGCCTGAGACCATTAACTACCGCACCCTGAAGCCGGAGCGCGACGGTCTGTTCTGTGAGCAGATCTTTGGGCCTACCCGTGACTGGGAGTGTGCGTGCGGTAAGTACAAGCGCGTCCGTTACAAGGGCATCACCTGTGAGCGCTGTGGCGTTGAGGTGACCCGGAGTAAGGTTCGTCGTGAGCGTATGGGCCACATTTCGCTCGCCGCGCCGGTTACCCACATCTGGTACTTCAAGGGCGTTCCGTCGCGTCTTGGATACCTGTTGAACCTGGCCCCCAAGGACCTTGAAAAGGTCATCTACTTCGCCGCCTACATGATTACCGAGGTGGATGAAGAGGGTCGTCGTGAGGACATGGACATGCTCCGCGACGAGATGAACGTTCAGAAGGCTCGTCTGGAGTCGAAGCGTGATAACGAGATCAACGAGATCATGCAGGCTTCCGAGGCCCGCCTTGCTCACCTTGAGGAAGAGGGCGCCAAGTCCGATGTCCGCACCCGTGAGCGTCGTGGCTTCGAACGCGAACAGGCCCAGGTTCGTCGCATGTACGACGCGCAAATCAAGCGTCTTGAGGACGTTTGGGAGCGTTTCCGTGATCTGAAGGTCGGTGACCTTGAGGGTGACAAGCGTCTGTATGAAGAGATGGACGCCCGCTACGGCACCTACTTCAAGGGTTCAATGGGCGCCGAGGCAATCCAAAAGCGCCTGCAGGACTTCGACCTTGAGGGTGAAGTAGAAATCCTCAAGGAGACGATCATCAACGGCTCGTCGCAGCGCAAGGCACGTGCCCTGAAGCGGCTTAAGGTCGTCAACGCGTTCCTATCGACCGGCAACAAGCCCGAGTCGATGGTTCTAACCAAGATCCCGGTTATTCCACCGGATATCCGCCCGATGGTTCAACTGGACGGCGGTCGTTTCGCGACCTCTGACCTGAACGACCTGTACCGCCGCGTTATCAACCGCAACAACCGTCTAAAGCGCATGCTTGACCTGGGCGCTGCCGAGGTCATGATCAACAACGAGAAGCGCATGCTTCAGGAAGCTGTTGACGCACTGTTTGACAACGGTCGTCGTGGCCGTCCTGTTGCCGGTGCCTCGAACCGTCCTCTGAAGTCCATCAGCGACATGCTGAAGGGCAAGCAGGGTCGTTTCCGTCAGAACCTTCTGGGTAAGCGCGTTGACTACTCTGGCCGTTCGGTCATTGTTGTTGGCCCGCAGCTGAAGTTGTCCCAGTGCGGTCTGCCAAAGCAGATGGCTCTTGAGCTGTTCAAGCCGTTCGTTATGAAGCGCTTGGTTGACAAGAACTACGCGCAGAACGTGAAGGCAGCAAAGCGCAAGGTTGAGCGTCAGCGCCCCGAGGTTTGGGACGTCCTTGACGAGGTCATCCGTGAGCACCCGGTTCTGCTGAACCGTGCGCCCACGTTGCACCGTCTTGGTATTCAGGCGTTTGAGCCGCAGCTGATTGAGGGTAAGGCCATTCAGCTTCACCCGCTTGCCTGTGGTGCTTTCAACGCTGACTTCGACGGCGACCAGATGGCAGTTCACTTGCCGCTTGGCGCTGAAGCGCAGGCCGAGGCCCGCATCCTCATGCTCTCCACAAACAACATTCTGAAGCCGTCTGATGGACGCCCGGTTGCTATGCCTTCGCAGGACATGGTTTACGGTCTGTTCTACCTGACAGTTGACGACCTTGAAAGCCACGACTCGGTTCCGGCCTACTCGTCGATTGCCGAGGCAATCATGGCGTTCGATGCGGGCATTATCGGTCTGCAGCAGCCGATCAAGCTGCGCTTTACCGACATTGTTCCGCCGCTCGGTTGGGAGGCTCCAGAGGACTGGTCTGAGGGCGAGGCAATCGAACTGACCACCTCTTTGGGTCGTGCGCTGTTCAATGAGGCGCTTCCACTCGACTACCCGTATGTGAACGAGGTTGTCGAAAAGAAGCTCCTGTCGAAGATCGTCAATGATCTGGCTGAGCACTATCCGAACGTTCTGGTTGCTGACTCTCTGGATGCCCTGAAGGCCGCGGGCTTCTACTGGGCAACCTGGTCGGGTGTAACTATTGCGTTCACGGATATTCAGCCAGCACCTCATAAGGAAGAGATTCTGGCGAGGTACGAGACCAAGGCAGCGGAGATCCAGAAGGAATTCGACCGCGGTCTGATTGACGCTGATGATCGCTACCGCGAACTGGTTGACGTTTGGCAGGACTGCACCGCCGAGGTCGCTAAGGACGCTCGCGAGAACTTCACCCCTGCGAACACCGTTTATCGCATGGTCAACTCGGGTGCTCGTGGTAACTGGTCTCAGATCCAGCAGATCACGGGTATGCGAGGCCTGGTGTCTGACCCGAAGCAGAAGCTGATCGAGCGCCCGATCAAGGCGAACTACCGCGAGGGCCTGACAGTTCTCGAGTACTTCATCGCCACCCACGGCGCCCGTAAGGGTACGGCTGACACCGCGCTTCGTACCGCGGAGTCGGGTTACCTGACCCGTCGTCTGGTTGACGTTTCGCAGGACGTTATCGTTCGTTCCGAAGACTGCGGCACCCGTATGGGTATCGAGATCGCTATCGCGTCCCGCGATGAGGACGGCAAGTTGGTCAAGTCTGACGTTTTGGACACGACCGCCTTGGCCCGTACCCTTGCAACCGACGCGAAGGACGAGGACGGTAACGTTGTCCTCGCCGCGGGTGAAGACGTGACCACTGAGTCTGCCCAAATAATGGTTGACGCAGGTATCGAGAAGATCCGTGTTCGTTCGGTTCTGGCTTGTGAGGCTGCTGTCGGCACCTGTGCCGCCTGCTACGGTCGTTCGCTTGCCACCGGAAAGCGCGTTGACATCGGTGAGGCCGTTGGCATTATTGCTGCTCAGTCCATTGGTGAGCCGGGAACGCAGCTAACGATGCGTACCTTCCACACCGGTGGTGCCGCGTCGGGCGGCTCGGACATCACGCAGGGTCTACCTCGTGTTCAGGAGCTGTTCGAGGCACGTACGCCGAAGGGCGTTGCGGTCATGGCTGAAGCGGCGGGCGTCGTTGAGATTGATGACGAGAACCCGAACCACCGCACCATCATCATCAAGCGTGATGATGACAAGGAAGACCTGCACATCGAGATCACTCGTCGCCAGAAACTTCTGGTCGATACGGGTGATGTGGTGAAGGCCGGTCAGCAACTTACCGAGGGTCGCCTTGATCCGAAGGAGGTGCTGCGTCTTCGCGGTGCGGCTCGCGCCCAGCGTCAGTTGGTGGACGAGGTTCAGGAGATCTACCGTTCTCAGGGTGTTGATATCCACGCGAAGCACATCGAGGTTATCGTCCGTCAGATGATGCGTCGCATTACCGTCCTTGAGCCGGGTGACACGAGGTTCATGCCAGGCGAGTTGGTTGACTCGGTTGCCTTCAAGGAAGAGAACCGTCGCGTGGCCGCTGAGGGTGGCCAGTTCGCGAAGGGCCGTCAGATGCTCATGGGTATCACCAAGGCATCATTGGCAACGGACTCATGGCTGTCGGCTGCATCCTTCCAAGAGACCACAAAGGTCTTGACCGAGGCCGCGATGAACGCCAAGACCGATCCGTTGCTGGGCCTGAAGGAGAACGTCATCCTGGGTAAGTTGATTCCTGCCGGAACCGGCCTTGCCAGGTACAACAACGTGACCGTTGAGCCGACCGCCGAGGCGATGGCAGAGATGAACTACAGTCCGCTGGACTTTGCCCTCCCCGAGGACAATACCGGTCTGGAGGACTTCGTGAACTCCCTGGAGAACATCGACTTCGGACTGGGCTTCTCAAGCCAGCAGTAA
- a CDS encoding ROK family transcriptional regulator produces MHTRDVQATTVASSYDVSARNRVRVLESLIKEGPSSRVAIARATGMNPATVNRLTAALMRRGLVDQAGNDETTGGRPSMLVKFQPRARTILAIDLWENAIEIALLDLTGRIINRSSLDWQHTSARQKLELVKEVIAEWDACEEHTLVAVGVSVPGPVSSQGQVLLAPALEWYDLDVLQELQYATDVPITLENDVNLIAYAEYRHLLSPDHKTLVAMAVFQGVGAGIVEDGRLWRGNQGAAGQFGRMLRDPSGLHHKRYGFGHLETELGSGGILQRAIDARVVSPEVESADVVFAAAQDGDLEALEMVESVADEYAFHLVNVCAMIAPDIVVFGGLFERWSGLLIPMIRQRLEGNVINMPELRTAELGDEGKLIGAGMYAFENAGGLTALVAN; encoded by the coding sequence ATGCACACTAGAGACGTCCAGGCAACAACGGTAGCTTCCTCTTACGACGTATCGGCTCGCAACAGAGTCCGAGTACTTGAGTCTCTGATCAAGGAAGGCCCTTCTTCACGTGTTGCCATTGCGAGGGCTACAGGGATGAATCCCGCTACGGTCAATCGACTCACCGCAGCATTGATGCGCAGGGGCTTGGTCGATCAGGCAGGAAACGACGAAACAACCGGCGGACGACCGTCAATGTTGGTCAAGTTCCAGCCTCGAGCAAGGACGATCCTGGCGATTGACCTATGGGAGAACGCAATCGAGATTGCTTTACTTGACCTCACGGGCCGAATCATTAACCGATCTTCACTCGACTGGCAGCACACCTCAGCGCGACAGAAACTTGAGTTGGTAAAGGAGGTAATCGCTGAGTGGGATGCCTGTGAGGAGCACACACTAGTCGCCGTCGGAGTGTCGGTCCCCGGACCAGTCAGCTCTCAGGGGCAGGTTCTGTTGGCTCCCGCACTTGAGTGGTACGACTTGGATGTCCTGCAAGAGCTTCAGTACGCGACAGACGTACCGATAACTCTTGAGAACGACGTGAACCTAATCGCGTACGCCGAATACCGGCATCTGCTCTCTCCAGACCACAAGACACTGGTGGCCATGGCCGTCTTTCAAGGTGTCGGCGCCGGAATCGTCGAGGATGGAAGGCTCTGGCGAGGCAATCAGGGCGCTGCGGGACAATTCGGACGGATGCTCCGTGACCCTTCGGGCCTGCACCACAAGCGATACGGCTTTGGACACCTAGAAACAGAGTTGGGTTCTGGAGGAATCTTGCAGCGGGCAATAGACGCCCGGGTGGTGTCGCCGGAGGTTGAGAGCGCAGATGTAGTTTTCGCAGCCGCCCAGGACGGGGACTTGGAAGCACTTGAGATGGTGGAATCTGTAGCAGATGAATACGCATTCCACTTGGTAAATGTCTGCGCAATGATTGCACCAGATATTGTTGTCTTTGGCGGGCTATTTGAACGTTGGTCGGGTCTACTTATCCCAATGATCAGACAAAGGCTTGAAGGAAACGTTATCAATATGCCCGAACTCCGTACTGCGGAGCTCGGAGACGAAGGAAAACTCATCGGCGCCGGGATGTATGCGTTCGAGAATGCGGGAGGGCTAACGGCGCTCGTCGCGAACTAG
- a CDS encoding substrate-binding domain-containing protein — protein MKLSTKLVGLLAVAGLSLAACSSPAPTPSEEPAESGGASTEEDTTDANAGPFTIGVSNAFVGSEYRTQMIDAIQEVADEYKGQGLIDEVVMENADADVNGQIQQVRNLINRGVDVIIIDPNSATALDAVFKEAEAQGIKVYAIDQAVETESVLNIGISQQDLGEASAKWFAEKVGKGAKIVTVEGSAGNPATEARWAGAEPVFEEYGIEVLTRGDGGWDQTTGQTVATDLLATYPDIQGIWTYDGMAQGTLKALEAAGKTDSVVTMGEARGGFMRMWNDLLSTGFETAGVVNPPGTGATALHFAVNELQGKTLDSSKVTDGHNIVLPLAPLVTNENFVEIWEPISDVEDGYVVDSIMTADEVAAYFK, from the coding sequence ATGAAGTTATCAACTAAGCTCGTAGGCCTATTAGCGGTCGCGGGCCTCTCTCTGGCGGCTTGCTCATCGCCAGCGCCAACACCCAGCGAGGAGCCAGCTGAGAGCGGAGGCGCATCGACGGAGGAAGACACTACCGATGCGAATGCCGGTCCCTTCACCATTGGTGTTAGCAATGCCTTCGTTGGCTCTGAGTATCGCACTCAGATGATCGATGCCATTCAAGAAGTTGCTGACGAATACAAGGGGCAGGGCCTAATCGATGAAGTGGTCATGGAGAACGCTGATGCGGACGTGAATGGCCAGATTCAACAAGTTCGTAACCTGATCAATCGTGGTGTGGACGTGATCATTATCGATCCCAACTCTGCGACCGCTCTTGATGCTGTTTTCAAGGAAGCTGAAGCTCAGGGAATCAAGGTCTATGCCATCGATCAGGCTGTCGAGACCGAGTCGGTGCTTAATATAGGCATCTCCCAACAAGATCTGGGCGAAGCGTCGGCAAAATGGTTTGCTGAGAAGGTAGGCAAGGGCGCCAAGATTGTAACTGTTGAAGGCTCTGCAGGAAACCCAGCAACCGAGGCTCGCTGGGCCGGTGCTGAGCCGGTGTTTGAGGAGTACGGAATCGAAGTACTGACCCGCGGTGATGGTGGTTGGGACCAGACCACCGGACAAACCGTTGCTACTGACCTGCTTGCTACGTACCCGGACATTCAGGGCATCTGGACCTACGACGGAATGGCACAGGGAACCCTGAAAGCGCTTGAGGCTGCGGGCAAGACCGATTCGGTCGTGACCATGGGTGAGGCTCGTGGCGGATTCATGCGCATGTGGAACGATTTGCTATCAACAGGTTTCGAGACCGCCGGCGTAGTAAATCCTCCGGGGACCGGAGCTACTGCACTGCATTTCGCTGTGAATGAACTTCAGGGTAAGACCCTCGACTCCTCGAAGGTTACGGACGGTCACAACATTGTCCTCCCCCTCGCCCCGCTGGTAACCAATGAGAACTTCGTTGAGATTTGGGAGCCGATTTCGGATGTCGAAGATGGATACGTTGTTGACTCGATCATGACCGCTGACGAAGTGGCGGCGTACTTCAAGTAA